A genomic segment from Marmota flaviventris isolate mMarFla1 chromosome 7, mMarFla1.hap1, whole genome shotgun sequence encodes:
- the Nap1l5 gene encoding nucleosome assembly protein 1-like 5, producing the protein MADSENQGPAEPSQAAAAAAAAAAEATEEVMAEGGAQGGDSDSAAGHSDSAAAQMAEEPQTPAENAPKPKNDFIESLPNSVKCRVLALKKLQKRCDKIEAKFDKEFQALEKKYNDIYKPLLAKIQELTGEMEGCAWTLEGEEEEEEEYEEEEEEGEEEEEEEAAAAAGAAARVRDDSHHAEMPDDAKK; encoded by the coding sequence ATGGCCGACTCGGAGAACCAGGGACCTGCGGAGCCCAGCCAGGCGGCAGCGGCGGCAGCAGCGGCGGCAGCCGAGGCAACTGAGGAGGTAATGGCGGAAGGCGGTGCGCAGGGTGGAGATTCTGACAGCGCCGCTGGCCACAGTGACAGCGCTGCTGCTCAGATGGCTGAGGAGCCCCAGACCCCCGCAGAGAATGCTCCAAAGCCTAAAAATGACTTTATTGAGAGCCTGCCTAATTCGGTGAAATGCCGCGTCCTGGCGCTCAAAAAGCTGCAGAAGCGATGCGATAAGATTGAGGCCAAATTTGATAAGGAATTTCAGGCTCTGGAGAAAAAGTATAATGACATCTATAAGCCCCTACTCGCCAAGATCCAGGAGCTCACCGGAGAAATGGAGGGCTGTGCATGGACCctggagggggaggaagaggaggaggaggaatacgaggaagaggaggaggagggcgaggaggaggaggaggaagaggctgcGGCAGCCGCGGGGGCGGCCGCGCGGGTGAGAGATGACAGTCACCATGCCGAGATGCCTGATGACGCCAAGAAATAA